The following coding sequences are from one Betaproteobacteria bacterium window:
- a CDS encoding response regulator: MADLPRVLVVDDSRLVRASLVRSLQGHYEVREEGDGEAAWQTLVLDHSIQAVISDLQMPKLDGYQLLEKVRTSKLRRLQELPFILVSGEETEDERQKAKGMGVSDFISKGSGAAEVLTRLDHLLELTRIRQSLGDGRDQMVQDPTSGLFTRKYLEIQTAQAMAQAARRDSEVSVMVLGFDAFPSVCERLGTVGAEQVGTRFAKLLAAKLRREDALGHFAAGQYAIVSPGTSPILCASFANRVREAIEVAHVAAHGQRVILTVSIGVASVPDDAAVSAVALLELAGQRMEEAMAAGGNRIVAGSKGGGARRLGLQHALELLAAERFETVLPHLVHLGLQVLPLIRLMDKEFGLNLPLADIERRLGQRTRAEEKSGPEIVTSVQDQREGNP, encoded by the coding sequence ATGGCTGATCTGCCCCGGGTTCTGGTGGTGGACGATTCCCGCCTGGTGCGGGCCTCCCTGGTGCGCAGCCTGCAGGGCCACTACGAGGTGCGGGAGGAGGGAGACGGCGAAGCCGCCTGGCAGACGCTGGTTCTCGATCATTCGATCCAGGCAGTCATTTCCGATTTGCAGATGCCCAAGCTGGACGGCTACCAGTTGCTGGAGAAGGTGCGCACCTCGAAATTGCGCCGCTTGCAGGAACTGCCCTTTATCCTGGTTTCCGGCGAGGAGACCGAGGATGAGCGGCAGAAGGCCAAGGGCATGGGGGTTTCCGATTTCATCAGCAAGGGGAGCGGCGCCGCAGAAGTGCTCACTCGCCTCGACCATCTGCTGGAACTGACGCGCATCCGCCAAAGTCTGGGCGACGGCCGCGATCAGATGGTGCAGGACCCCACTTCCGGGCTGTTTACCCGCAAGTACCTGGAAATCCAGACGGCGCAAGCCATGGCCCAGGCCGCCCGGCGCGACAGCGAGGTGAGCGTCATGGTGCTGGGTTTCGACGCCTTTCCCAGTGTGTGCGAGCGGCTTGGGACGGTGGGCGCGGAGCAGGTGGGAACCCGCTTTGCCAAATTGCTGGCGGCCAAGTTGCGCCGGGAAGATGCCCTGGGGCACTTCGCGGCGGGCCAGTACGCCATCGTTTCGCCGGGGACTTCCCCCATCCTGTGCGCGTCCTTCGCCAACCGGGTGCGGGAAGCCATCGAGGTGGCCCACGTGGCGGCCCACGGGCAACGGGTCATCCTGACGGTCAGCATCGGCGTGGCCAGCGTTCCCGACGATGCTGCGGTTTCCGCCGTTGCCCTCCTGGAACTGGCAGGCCAACGCATGGAGGAGGCCATGGCGGCCGGTGGCAACCGCATCGTCGCCGGTTCCAAGGGTGGCGGCGCCCGCCGCCTGGGGTTGCAGCATGCCCTGGAACTTCTGGCTGCGGAGCGGTTCGAGACCGTTCTGCCCCATCTCGTCCATCTCGGTCTGCAGGTTCTGCCGCTGATCCGGCTGATGGACAAGGAATTCGGTTTGAATCTGCCCCTGGCGGATATCGAACGTCGTTTGGGCCAACGGACGCGAGCAGAAGAAAAGTCCGGGCCGGAGATCGTGACCAGCGTGCAGGATCAACGAGAGGGAAACCCATGA
- a CDS encoding DUF2235 domain-containing protein: MARNLCVFCDGTWNTPEQTENNLPSPTNVVKLYNLALQDDVQLRYYHPGVGAEGGLANKVLGGGLGAGLSRNIKSAYEWLCRNYQPDDRIFLFGFSRGAYTVRSLAGFVSRGNLLDLSGLSPKDIWGRIDQVYLAGYRSAEPAKMWPQNFKFVDQKPVIHFVGVWDTVGALGVPDDMVLLDQLIDNPVNYRFHDTRLSNNVLHARHAVAMDEWRASFAPTLWDAPEDRPASHSFRQIWFPGTHCDVGGGHADSGLSDCALRWMLDEAAAQGLRINPTTAAQIRPDPRGVLHDSVTGLWKHMRTQPRGTPRVTATPANSELAPEVLERHSNPPLAQAPYWPTLPLEVGGTARIDVFARPHWNSTGIYLEAGARYEFRATGIWIDSAIECPPQGAHAADFHFGKLIQNFGSLLGEAEAVYHKLTGKKNADWWGTKRVEEADWFELVGMVASRASIDGQGTPDSGEIVRIGKGTTIVPKSSGYLYCFANDAWKFYDNNRGKVALEVTRVA; this comes from the coding sequence ATGGCACGGAACCTCTGCGTATTTTGCGATGGCACTTGGAATACACCCGAGCAGACCGAAAACAATCTCCCCAGCCCGACCAACGTCGTCAAACTCTACAACCTTGCACTACAAGATGACGTGCAACTCAGGTACTACCATCCCGGGGTTGGTGCCGAAGGCGGCTTGGCGAACAAGGTGCTTGGTGGCGGTCTAGGTGCCGGACTGAGCCGGAACATCAAGAGCGCTTATGAATGGTTGTGTCGCAACTATCAGCCTGACGACCGCATCTTCCTGTTCGGCTTCAGCCGCGGCGCTTATACGGTTCGAAGTCTGGCGGGGTTCGTTTCACGCGGCAATCTACTCGACCTAAGTGGTCTATCCCCTAAAGATATTTGGGGGCGCATCGATCAGGTCTACCTGGCGGGCTATCGCTCGGCGGAACCAGCCAAGATGTGGCCGCAAAACTTCAAGTTTGTGGACCAGAAACCCGTCATCCACTTCGTCGGCGTCTGGGATACCGTCGGCGCCCTGGGGGTTCCTGATGACATGGTGCTTCTCGACCAACTGATCGACAATCCCGTAAATTATCGCTTCCACGATACCCGCCTGTCGAACAATGTCCTCCATGCCCGGCACGCCGTCGCCATGGACGAATGGCGCGCCAGTTTCGCGCCAACCCTGTGGGATGCGCCTGAGGATCGCCCGGCCAGCCACAGCTTCCGGCAAATCTGGTTCCCCGGAACCCACTGCGATGTCGGCGGTGGTCATGCCGACAGCGGCCTCTCCGATTGCGCCCTGCGCTGGATGCTGGACGAAGCTGCGGCACAAGGGCTACGCATCAATCCGACCACGGCCGCGCAGATTCGCCCCGATCCCCGCGGCGTTCTGCACGACTCGGTGACCGGCCTGTGGAAGCACATGCGGACCCAGCCGCGGGGAACGCCCCGGGTTACGGCAACTCCGGCCAATAGCGAACTCGCTCCGGAAGTCCTGGAGCGCCACAGCAACCCGCCCCTCGCCCAGGCACCCTACTGGCCGACCCTGCCTCTCGAAGTGGGTGGAACTGCCCGCATTGACGTTTTTGCCCGCCCCCACTGGAATTCCACAGGTATCTACCTGGAAGCCGGCGCCCGCTATGAATTCCGGGCTACGGGGATCTGGATCGACAGCGCCATCGAGTGCCCACCGCAAGGCGCCCACGCCGCCGACTTCCATTTCGGCAAGCTGATCCAGAACTTCGGCTCCCTGCTTGGCGAAGCGGAGGCGGTATATCACAAGCTCACCGGCAAGAAGAACGCCGACTGGTGGGGGACCAAGCGTGTCGAGGAGGCCGACTGGTTCGAACTGGTCGGCATGGTGGCCAGCCGGGCGAGCATCGACGGGCAAGGCACGCCGGATAGCGGCGAAATCGTGAGGATAGGCAAGGGGACGACCATAGTGCCCAAGAGCTCTGGCTATCTCTACTGCTTTGCCAACGATGCCTGGAAGTTCTACGACAACAACCGGGGCAAGGTCGCCCTGGAAGTCACGCGGGTGGCGTGA
- a CDS encoding propionate--CoA ligase — translation MSTYKEFHRRSVEQPDAFWSEQAQLIDWQEPFTQVCDYSRPPFAKWFVGGKTNLCHNAVDRHAAKRPDARALIYVSTETDEEKIYSFAELQREIERMAAIYKSLGVRKGDRILIYMPMIAQATFAILASARIGAIHSVVFGGFASGSLATRIDDAKPVLIVSSDAGMRGGKAVPYKNLLDEAIKLAEHKPAKVLMVDRGLDKGFNTVAGRDVDYAALRAQFMDAQVPCEWMESSEPSYILYTSGTTGKPKGVQRDTGGYAVALAASMKHIYCGYEGETYFSTSDIGWVVGHSYIIYGPLIAGMATVMYEGTPLRPDPGIWWQIVEKYKVNVMFSAPTAARVLKKQDPAYMHKYDLSSLKHIFMAGEPLDQPTHEWFQGELNKPVIDNYWQTETGWPMLSAIHGVEKTPIKFGSPSFPVYGYNLKIFREDGSECDANEKGIAAVVPPLPPGCLSTVWGQDERFVSTYFSLFKEPLVYSSFDWAIKDGDGYFTILGRTDDVINVAGHRLGTREIEEAIQAHAAIAEVAVVGVEDKLKGQMPMAFAVVKDAAKIATPELTAALEKEVMGTVDGILGAIARPARVHFVSGLPKTRSGKMLRRSLQALAEGRDPGDLTTIDDPSTLENIRKLLAG, via the coding sequence ATGAGTACCTACAAGGAATTTCACCGCCGTTCCGTCGAACAACCGGACGCCTTCTGGAGTGAGCAGGCGCAGTTGATCGATTGGCAGGAGCCCTTCACCCAGGTCTGCGATTATTCGCGGCCGCCTTTTGCCAAATGGTTCGTCGGCGGCAAGACCAACCTGTGCCACAACGCGGTGGACCGCCACGCGGCCAAGCGACCCGATGCCCGGGCTCTGATCTACGTTTCCACTGAAACCGACGAGGAAAAAATCTATTCCTTCGCCGAATTGCAGCGTGAAATCGAGCGCATGGCGGCCATCTACAAGAGCCTGGGGGTCAGGAAGGGCGATCGTATCCTCATCTATATGCCGATGATCGCTCAGGCCACCTTTGCCATCCTGGCTTCGGCCCGCATCGGTGCCATCCATTCCGTGGTCTTCGGCGGCTTCGCCTCCGGTTCCCTGGCCACCCGCATCGACGACGCCAAGCCCGTACTCATCGTCTCGTCCGACGCCGGCATGCGGGGCGGCAAGGCGGTGCCCTACAAGAATCTGCTGGACGAGGCCATCAAGCTGGCCGAGCACAAGCCGGCCAAGGTGCTGATGGTGGATCGCGGCCTCGACAAGGGCTTCAACACCGTCGCAGGCCGCGACGTCGATTACGCCGCCCTGCGCGCCCAGTTCATGGATGCCCAGGTGCCTTGCGAGTGGATGGAATCCTCGGAACCCTCCTACATCCTCTACACCTCCGGTACCACCGGAAAGCCCAAGGGCGTGCAGCGCGACACCGGCGGCTACGCCGTGGCGCTGGCCGCTTCGATGAAGCACATCTACTGCGGCTACGAGGGCGAGACCTATTTCTCCACCTCCGACATCGGCTGGGTGGTGGGCCACTCCTACATCATCTACGGGCCCCTCATCGCCGGCATGGCCACCGTGATGTACGAAGGCACGCCCCTGCGTCCGGACCCCGGCATCTGGTGGCAGATCGTCGAGAAATACAAGGTCAACGTCATGTTCTCCGCGCCGACTGCAGCCCGTGTGCTGAAGAAGCAGGATCCGGCCTACATGCACAAGTACGACCTGTCCTCCCTCAAGCACATCTTCATGGCCGGCGAACCGCTGGACCAGCCGACCCACGAGTGGTTCCAGGGTGAGCTGAACAAGCCGGTGATCGACAACTACTGGCAGACGGAAACCGGTTGGCCCATGCTCTCCGCTATCCATGGCGTGGAAAAGACGCCGATCAAGTTCGGCTCCCCCAGCTTCCCGGTCTATGGCTACAACCTGAAAATCTTCCGCGAGGACGGTTCCGAATGCGACGCCAACGAAAAGGGTATCGCCGCCGTGGTGCCGCCCTTGCCGCCGGGCTGCCTGTCCACCGTCTGGGGCCAGGACGAGCGCTTCGTCAGCACCTACTTCAGCCTGTTCAAGGAGCCCCTGGTCTATTCCTCCTTCGACTGGGCGATCAAGGATGGGGACGGCTATTTCACCATCCTGGGCCGTACCGACGACGTCATCAACGTCGCCGGCCACCGCCTGGGTACCCGGGAGATCGAGGAGGCCATCCAGGCCCACGCCGCCATCGCCGAAGTGGCCGTGGTCGGCGTCGAGGACAAGTTGAAGGGCCAGATGCCCATGGCCTTCGCCGTGGTCAAGGACGCCGCGAAGATCGCCACGCCGGAACTCACCGCCGCTCTGGAAAAGGAAGTGATGGGTACGGTGGACGGCATCCTGGGGGCCATCGCCCGGCCCGCTCGGGTGCATTTCGTCAGCGGCCTGCCCAAGACCCGCTCCGGCAAGATGCTGCGTCGATCGCTCCAGGCCCTGGCGGAAGGCCGCGACCCGGGCGACCTGACCACCATCGACGATCCTTCCACCCTGGAAAACATCAGGAAGCTGCTGGCGGGCTGA
- a CDS encoding methyltransferase domain-containing protein, with protein sequence MSEHSDLGAAAPPSPWVVRHAASLEPGASVVDLACGSGRHARFLAAAGHQVLALDRDAAALAGLADVAGVTPRIADLEGETWPLGGASYSGVLVSNYLWRPRLDDLVALLAPGAILIYETFMVGNERYGKPSRPDFLLASQELLRLAARHGLTVLAYEEGYSAVPKPAMRQALCARRPG encoded by the coding sequence ATGAGCGAACACAGCGATCTTGGCGCCGCCGCGCCGCCTTCCCCCTGGGTCGTTCGCCACGCCGCCTCCCTGGAACCGGGAGCAAGTGTCGTCGACCTCGCCTGTGGCAGCGGCCGCCACGCCCGATTTCTGGCGGCGGCGGGCCACCAGGTTCTGGCCCTGGACCGCGACGCCGCGGCCCTGGCGGGTCTCGCCGACGTCGCGGGCGTCACGCCCCGTATCGCCGACCTGGAGGGTGAAACCTGGCCCTTGGGTGGCGCGAGCTATAGCGGCGTGCTGGTGAGCAACTACCTGTGGCGTCCCCGGCTGGACGATCTGGTCGCTTTGCTGGCGCCGGGAGCGATCCTCATTTACGAAACCTTCATGGTGGGCAACGAACGCTACGGCAAACCCTCGCGCCCGGATTTTCTCCTGGCCTCGCAGGAATTGCTGCGGCTGGCGGCGCGCCATGGCCTTACCGTCCTGGCCTACGAAGAGGGCTACAGTGCCGTCCCCAAGCCCGCCATGCGTCAGGCCCTCTGCGCACGTCGGCCGGGCTGA
- a CDS encoding YdcF family protein: MRSLTMAWLITNFIAAFLLPPLNGILPLVLGLVMRRRWPRLGGGVLVLGLLSLVVCSLPVTGKYLMAGLEYRHPVLPQSALAGLDVDAVVVLGGGRYRQAPEFDGQDEIRQLTLDRVRYGAVVARTSGKPLLVSGGKPDGEGLSEADAMRNALQRDFAFTPTWLEGESANTRENALFTARILLPQGRKRIALVTHAFHMPRAVASFEAAGFQVTPAPTSYFSNRLPPSILDFLPRYDAVKTNGLALHEWIGLLWYRLRG, encoded by the coding sequence GTGCGCTCGCTGACCATGGCCTGGTTGATCACCAATTTCATTGCTGCCTTCCTGCTGCCGCCCCTGAACGGCATCCTGCCGCTCGTCCTGGGGCTGGTCATGCGGCGTCGCTGGCCGCGACTGGGAGGGGGCGTGCTCGTGCTGGGTCTGCTCAGCCTGGTCGTGTGCTCCCTTCCCGTGACCGGAAAATACCTCATGGCCGGGCTGGAGTACCGCCACCCGGTCCTTCCGCAGAGCGCCCTGGCCGGGCTGGATGTCGATGCCGTGGTCGTTCTGGGGGGCGGCCGCTACCGCCAGGCGCCCGAATTCGACGGCCAGGACGAAATCCGCCAATTGACCCTCGATCGGGTGCGCTACGGTGCCGTGGTGGCCCGGACCTCCGGCAAGCCCCTGCTGGTTTCCGGGGGGAAACCGGATGGGGAAGGGCTGTCAGAGGCCGACGCCATGCGCAATGCCCTGCAACGGGATTTCGCCTTCACCCCGACCTGGCTGGAGGGTGAGTCCGCCAATACGCGGGAGAACGCGCTCTTCACCGCGCGCATCCTGTTGCCCCAGGGCAGGAAGCGCATCGCCCTGGTCACGCACGCCTTTCACATGCCCCGGGCGGTCGCCTCCTTCGAAGCGGCAGGATTCCAGGTCACGCCGGCACCCACCAGCTATTTCAGCAACCGCCTTCCCCCCAGCATCCTGGATTTCCTGCCGCGCTACGACGCGGTGAAGACCAACGGCCTGGCTCTGCACGAGTGGATCGGGCTGCTCTGGTATCGACTGCGGGGCTGA
- a CDS encoding bifunctional acetate--CoA ligase family protein/GNAT family N-acetyltransferase, whose product MLEQHYLTTLFEPKSVAVIGASERENAVGHVILKNILASGYKGRLYAINPKYERVLGQECFKSIEEIGARVDMAVIATKPQTVPRIIEQCGNSGVRNAIVISSGFAESGHVGAAIERKMLEVARSYNVRILGPNCLGIIRPELGLNATFARVTAKGGNMALVSQSGAMCSAVLDWAKSNDVGFSSVISLGSIADVDFGEILDYLIYDNRTHYILMYVEGIRNARRFMSALRSAARIKPIILLKAGRHEAGSMAAQTHSGMAAVADAVFQAAVRRSGVVRVASVAHLFYAAKALASKFRPQGTRLAIVTNGGGPGAMAADRAGDLGIPLTRLSDATMDALNKCLPTHWSHSNPVDLLGDATPDRYRDAILAVAKDEGVDSILVMLSPQAMTEPLEVAKTVVAVSEESSKSLICCWMGEEQVLAGRRLLTESGVPAFRMPETAIDLFHHISTYYSNQKLLLQTPEPTRQHGRPECEGAKMLIEALLAERRKVLSEMESKAILRAFRVPVAQTMVARTATEALLLAEQLGFPVAMKVDSPDLPHKSDAGGVRLNINNAPAVRNAYHDIIETVQKRHPNARINGVSIEPFLARPNGRELMVGVLRDPIFGPVITFGAGGFDVEVFHDRSVALPPLNKFLAQDLIRSTRASKLLGEFHNMPPVDMAALEEVLLCISEMVCELPWIVEMDLNPLIVDENGAIAADARIVIDHALAPAGDRYAHMAIYPYPVHLIQEWQLNDGTTVNIRPIRPEDADMEQEFVKSMSDESRYYRFMDTIRELTQTMLVRFTQIDYDREMALVATITDDTGKETQIGVSRYVLNPDGESVEFALAVGDAWQKCGVGRKLMTALIDCARQKGYRAVVGDVLASNSKMFKLMASLGFTIHPHPDDTAVKRVVKPLTG is encoded by the coding sequence ATGCTGGAACAGCACTATCTCACGACGCTTTTCGAGCCCAAATCGGTGGCCGTCATCGGCGCTTCCGAGCGCGAAAACGCCGTCGGCCACGTCATCCTCAAGAACATCCTGGCTTCGGGCTACAAGGGCCGGCTCTACGCCATCAATCCCAAGTACGAGCGGGTTCTCGGCCAGGAATGCTTCAAGTCCATCGAGGAAATCGGCGCCCGGGTCGATATGGCGGTCATCGCCACCAAACCCCAGACCGTGCCCCGCATCATCGAGCAATGCGGCAACAGCGGCGTGCGCAACGCCATCGTCATTTCGTCGGGCTTTGCCGAATCGGGCCACGTGGGCGCAGCCATCGAGCGCAAGATGCTCGAAGTGGCCCGTTCCTACAACGTGCGCATCCTGGGCCCCAATTGCCTCGGCATCATCCGGCCGGAACTCGGCCTCAACGCCACCTTCGCCCGGGTCACGGCCAAAGGGGGCAACATGGCCCTGGTGTCCCAGTCCGGCGCCATGTGTTCCGCCGTCCTCGACTGGGCAAAATCCAACGACGTGGGCTTTTCCTCGGTCATTTCCCTGGGCAGTATCGCCGACGTGGATTTCGGCGAAATCCTCGACTATCTCATCTACGACAACCGCACCCACTACATTCTCATGTACGTGGAGGGCATCCGCAACGCACGCCGCTTCATGAGCGCCCTGCGTTCCGCCGCCCGCATCAAGCCCATCATTCTGCTGAAGGCCGGCCGCCACGAGGCGGGCTCCATGGCGGCGCAGACCCATTCCGGCATGGCGGCCGTGGCCGACGCCGTCTTCCAGGCCGCCGTGCGCCGTTCCGGCGTGGTGCGGGTGGCCAGCGTCGCCCACCTGTTCTACGCCGCCAAAGCCCTGGCGTCCAAATTCCGCCCCCAGGGCACCCGGCTGGCCATCGTCACCAACGGCGGCGGTCCCGGCGCCATGGCCGCCGACCGGGCCGGCGACCTGGGCATTCCCCTGACCCGCCTGTCCGACGCGACCATGGATGCCCTCAACAAGTGCCTGCCCACCCACTGGTCCCACAGCAACCCCGTGGACCTCCTGGGTGACGCCACGCCTGACCGCTACCGGGATGCCATCCTGGCCGTGGCCAAGGACGAAGGCGTGGACAGCATCCTGGTCATGCTCTCCCCCCAGGCCATGACCGAGCCCCTGGAAGTGGCCAAGACCGTGGTGGCGGTGAGCGAAGAATCCTCCAAGTCTCTGATCTGCTGCTGGATGGGCGAGGAACAGGTGCTCGCCGGGCGCCGCCTGCTCACCGAGTCAGGCGTCCCGGCTTTCCGCATGCCGGAAACGGCCATCGATCTCTTTCACCACATCTCCACCTACTACAGCAACCAGAAGCTGCTGCTGCAAACGCCGGAGCCCACCCGCCAGCACGGCCGGCCCGAATGCGAAGGCGCCAAGATGCTCATCGAAGCCCTGCTGGCCGAACGGCGCAAGGTGCTCTCGGAAATGGAATCCAAGGCGATCCTGCGCGCCTTCCGCGTGCCGGTGGCCCAGACCATGGTGGCCCGCACCGCCACCGAGGCCCTGCTGCTGGCCGAACAACTCGGCTTCCCGGTGGCCATGAAGGTCGACTCCCCCGACCTGCCCCACAAGTCCGACGCCGGTGGCGTGCGCCTCAATATCAACAACGCCCCGGCGGTGCGCAACGCCTATCACGACATCATCGAGACGGTGCAGAAGCGCCATCCCAATGCCCGCATCAACGGCGTTTCCATCGAGCCCTTCCTGGCCCGCCCCAACGGCCGCGAACTCATGGTGGGCGTGCTGCGCGACCCGATCTTCGGCCCGGTCATCACCTTCGGCGCCGGGGGCTTCGATGTCGAGGTCTTCCACGACCGCTCGGTAGCCTTGCCGCCCCTGAACAAATTCCTGGCCCAGGACCTCATCCGCTCGACCCGGGCGTCCAAACTCCTGGGCGAATTCCATAATATGCCGCCGGTGGACATGGCGGCCCTGGAGGAAGTCCTGCTTTGCATTTCCGAAATGGTCTGCGAACTGCCGTGGATCGTGGAAATGGACCTCAACCCGCTCATCGTCGATGAGAACGGCGCCATCGCCGCCGACGCCCGCATCGTCATCGACCACGCCCTGGCCCCGGCGGGAGACCGCTACGCCCACATGGCGATCTACCCCTACCCGGTCCATCTCATCCAGGAGTGGCAACTCAACGACGGCACCACGGTCAATATCCGCCCCATCCGCCCCGAGGACGCCGACATGGAACAGGAATTCGTCAAATCCATGTCCGACGAATCCCGCTACTACCGCTTCATGGACACCATCCGTGAGCTGACCCAGACCATGCTGGTGCGCTTCACCCAGATCGACTACGACCGGGAAATGGCCCTGGTGGCCACCATTACCGACGACACCGGCAAGGAGACCCAGATCGGCGTCTCCCGCTACGTCCTCAACCCGGACGGCGAATCGGTCGAATTCGCCCTGGCCGTCGGCGACGCCTGGCAGAAGTGCGGCGTCGGCCGCAAGCTGATGACCGCCCTCATCGACTGCGCCCGCCAGAAGGGCTACCGCGCCGTCGTCGGCGACGTCCTGGCCTCCAACAGCAAGATGTTCAAGCTCATGGCCAGCCTGGGCTTCACCATCCATCCCCATCCCGACGATACCGCCGTGAAGCGGGTGGTCAAGCCGCTGACGGGCTGA